In the Phaseolus vulgaris cultivar G19833 chromosome 7, P. vulgaris v2.0, whole genome shotgun sequence genome, one interval contains:
- the LOC137830324 gene encoding uncharacterized protein isoform X2, which translates to MFRLHKHRAAKSGDRIEFRISHLKALQVPKGWDKLFVSVVSVENGKTIAKSSKVPVRNGGCQWSDNFSESIWVSRNNSAKDIDDFVLKLIVAMGSSKSGILGEASVSLTSYMSSGAATPLSIPLIKCNHGTILQVTVQCLTPRTKLSDQETNFHLKAINENNYDLAIKSNESDCSNIQSVESSSVEDFDSTLSPGEIETRETSFSGSVSNCSHYSTEGSTGRENISSSISDGQSPTGIQGSTSSQKSVSHHDYPVNSSQSNNSSFVSQHMPEIGALSSKTTSASNNRLETNEELRAEAKMWEMNARKVMGDLDELRTELSDQYKNLAGIKMDLSAAQVERDSLKQEVEHLKLSFGDPRARQRASEDSLSEGECISEIENALKEELKFEKESNANLSLQLKRSQEANLELVSVLQELEETIEQQKIEIENLSSLTSEFSDLDKSFQISREGNKQFMQQLEQLEESKKNLLVKVEELESALEDKMREIEHSKIQNNKTLSDIEMEYEGKLSAKDKEMLSLKAKLFESIPESRNVETVSKNFGDADLLREVELLKEKVQELEVDCNELTEENLELLFKLKEATKSLKDGGASQDLLSDKVKDQSSTNFGSEIGNNLFRIFHSGDMIQGENNIKSSDDDDISIQEPGTSKLALEVRITDLNEELTNKTSEIGNLEANLSYKEKEIGSLQKLLNELEDKVYHLEQEHSQQEKQMEAMIKENMHELELSISDREQERQQLSMRVSVLEAQLRDLTNEREFHLEELENSRSKAARLQEKIMEMQTEIDSSTQEAQIRWSEAQEECEYLRVANRNLQNTIENLAEECSSVKKINGELRQEKLKVEEYCSLMGARLRESDERFAQCSERVEHLEESFTLMLEDIASKVKHLISDLDGLFYENRKHMEQGEALLNQMQMEKMVETQNLELEIEKLRLKLSAVYHEKEKIASNALLEVSTLRDDKAKLESAFEEAQSKVILAQNEVDAMQSQNEQKLKDLTTQVAEYKIKVEMLTTEHEKLLKLVEDSKSRELKFKSTINALELKLTVTEYERQQIMDESGNLKVKLQQNYKFENENIALNNELNASKSEKERLEASLHLTSELCEDLKADKTSLEERLVQLENDLKARETRCVQDTELSHNKRINRQHQQTIQLLEQEKAEFQTKAQALEEELKLIKEQKRNQVSKFNRKSSPVHDDTKASKNFGVKNTNQHRNNRKKSLKNDSIKYQSEVETELGLLDENIHAVEVDPLSKTQLHDNEQAKANEANNIEVQIHRSPSRGQKIQVNGPVKSVAEELVTKEKFERTKSMLEAELRDIQERYFHMSLKYAEVEAEREELVMKLKATKKKGWLS; encoded by the exons GTACCCAAAGGGTGGGACAAACTGTTTGTTTCTGTTGTCTCCGTAGAAAATGGCAAAACAATTGCAAAGTCGAGCAAAGTGCCAGTGCGTAATGGAGGTTGTCAATGGTCAGATAACTTTTCAGAATCTATATGGGTTTCGAGAAATAATTCTGCCAAGGATATTGATGATTTTGTCCTCAAGCTTATTGTTGCAATG GGGTCATCAAAATCTGGCATCCTGGGGGAGGCCTCTGTTAGTTTGACTAGCTATATGAGTTCAGGGGCTGCTACTCCACTTTCAATCCCACTGATTAAGTGCAACCATGGGACAATTTTGCAA GTAACTGTGCAGTGCCTGACACCAAGAACGAAACTCAG TGATCAAGAGACAAATTTCCATTTGAAGGCCATCaatgaaaataattatgatCTGGCTATCAAATCCAATGAATCTGATTGTTCAAATATCCAGAGTGTTGAATCTTCCTCTGTTGAAGATTTTGATTCTACCTTATCCCCCGGAGAAATTGAGACAAGG GAAACAAGCTTCTCCGGATCTGTATCAAACTGCAGCCATTACTCAACTGAGGGTTCCACAGGAAGGGAAAATATTTCCTCTAGTATCAGTGATGGGCAGAGCCCGACTGGAATACAAGGTTCAACCAGTTCCCAGAAAAGTGTATCCCATCACGATTACCCTGTAAATTCTTCTCAGTCAAATAATTCGTCATTTGTTTCCCAGCATATGCCAGAGATTGGTGCATTATCTTCTAAAACGACCAGTGCTTCCAATAATCGTCTGGAAACAAATGAAGAGCTACGGGCAGAAGCGAAGATGTGGGAAATGAACGCCCGAAAGGTAATGGGTGATTTAGACGAGTTGAGAACAGAACTCTCAGATCAATACAAAAATCTGGCAGGTATAAAAATGGACCTTTCAGCGGCCCAGGTAGAGCGTGATAGTTTAAAACAAGAAGTTGAACACTTAAAATTGTCATTTGGGGATCCAAGAGCGAGACAGCGAGCATCGGAAGATTCACTATCTGAAGGTGAATGTATTTCCGAAATTGAGAATGCTCTAAAGGAGGAATTGAAGTTCGAAAAGGAATCAAATGCCAACTTGTCTTTGCAACTGAAGAGGAGCCAAGAAGCAAATCTGGAGCTCGTTTCTGTTCTCCAGGAGCTGGAAGAGACCATAGAACAGCAGAAAATTGAGATAGAAAACCTTTCATCACTAACCTCAGAATTCAGTGATCTGGACAAATCTTTCCAAATAAGTAGAGAAGGAAACAAGCAGTTTATGCAACAGCTAGAACAACTGGAGGAATCTAAGAAAAATCTGCTGGTCAAGGTGGAAGAGCTGGAAAGTGCCTTGGAGGACAAAATGCGAGAGATTGAACATTCGAAGATTCAAAATAACAAAACCCTTTCAGATATTGAAATGGAATATGAAGGCAAATTATCTGCTAAAGACAAAGAAATGTTAAGTTTGAAAGCAAAGCTATTTGAATCTATCCCAGAAAGTCGTAATGTGGAGACTGTCTCCAAAAATTTTGGTGATGCAGATCTTTTGAGAGAAGTTGAATTACTTAAAGAAAAAGTTCAGGAACTTGAGGTGGACTGCAATGAGCTGACAGAagaaaaccttgagctcttatTCAAGCTAAAAGAAGCAACGAAAAGTTTGAAAGATGGTGGAGCATCTCAAGACCTTTTGTCAGACAAGGTCAAAGATCAATCTTCTACTAATTTTGGGTCTGAGATAGGCAACAATTTATTTCGAATATTCCATTCAGGAGACATGATCCAAGGGGAAAACAACATTAAGAGTAGTGATGATGATGACATTTCAATTCAAGAGCCTGGGACTTCAAAATTAGCTCTAGAAGTCCGAATCACAGATTTGAATGAGGAACTAACTAATAAAACATCTGAGATAGGAAATCTTGAGGCTAATTTATCATACAAAGAAAAGGAGATTGGGTCTCTGCAAAAGCTACTGAATGAGCTAGAAGACAAGGTTTATCATCTTGAACAAGAACATAGTCAACAAGAGAAACAAATGGAGGccatgataaaagaaaatatgcatGAACTGGAGCTCAGCATATCAGACAGAGAACAGGAAAGGCAACAATTGTCAATGCGCGTTTCTGTTTTAGAAGCTCAGTTGAGAGATTTGACAAATGAACGAGAGTTTCATTTGGAAGAACTAGAGAACTCTAGATCTAAAGCGGCAAGGCTTCAAGAGAAGATTATGGAGATGCAGACTGAGATAGATTCTTCAACACAAGAAGCACAAATTCGCTGGTCAGAAGCACAAGAAGAATGTGAATATCTAAGAGTAGCAAACCGGAATTTACAAAATACCATAGAAAATCTTGCAGAAGAATGCAGTTCTGTCAAAAAGATAAATGGAGAGTTGAGGCAGGAAAAGTTGAAGGTAGAGGAATATTGCTCCCTTATGGGAGCCAGATTAAGGGAATCAGATGAAAGATTCGCCCAGTGCTCTGAAAGAGTGGAACACCTGGAAGAGAGCTTCACTTTAATGCTGGAAGATATTGCATCAAAAGTGAAACATCTAATTTCAGATTTAGATGgtcttttttatgaaaataggAAACATATGGAGCAGGGTGAAGCCTTACTGAATCAGATGCAAATGGAGAAGATGGTAGAAACTCAAAACCTAGAACTAGAAATTGAGAAACTCCGTTTGAAACTTTCGGCAGTATATCATGAAAAGGAGAAAATAGCTTCTAACGCTTTGCTTGAAGTATCCACATTACGTGATGATAAAGCCAAACTGGAATCTGCTTTTGAAGAAGCTCAATCTAAAGTGATTTTGGCTCAGAACGAGGTTGATGCGATGCAGTCTCAAAATGAACAAAAGCTGAAAGACCTAACAACTCAAGTTGCCGAATACAAAATTAAAGTGGAAATGCTGACGACTGAACATGAAAAGTTGTTGAAGCTGGTGGAAGACAGCAAATCAAGAGAGCTAAAATTCAAAAGTACTATAAATGCTCTTGAATTAAAACTTACAGTCACTGAATATGAAAGACAACAAATCATGGACGAATCGGGAAATTTAAAGGTTAAATTGCAGCAGAACTATAAGTTTGAAAATGAGAATATAGCTCTAAACAACGAGCTTAATGCTTCTAAATCGGAGAAAGAGAGACTGGAGGCCTCATTGCACCTAACATCTGAATTATGTGAAGATTTGAAGGCGGATAAGACATCCCTAGAAGAAAGACTTGTGCAGTTGGAGAATGACTTGAAGGCAAGAGAAACAAGATGTGTCCAGGATACTGAGCTCAGTCACAACAAAAGAATAAACAGGCAGCATCAACAGACCATACAACTGCTTGAACAGGAAAAAGCTGAGTTCCAAACAAAAGCCCAAGCCCTTGAAGAAGAATTGAAGCTGATTAAGGAACAAAAGAGAAATCAGGTTTCGAAGTTTAACAGGAAATCTTCACCTGTTCACGATGATACGAAGGCATCAAAA AATTTTGGGGTGAAGAATACCAATCAACATCGCAATAATAGGAAAAAGTCATTGAAGAATGACAGCATCAAATATCAGAGTGAG gTAGAAACTGAACTTGGACTTCTTGATGAAAATATTCATGCTGTTGAAGTAGATCCACTATCAAAGACTCAATTGCATGACAACGAACAAGCAAAAGCAAACGAAGCCAATAACATTGAAGTTCAAATTCACAG atCACCATCTAGAGGGCAAAAAATCCAGGTAAATGGCCCAGTAAAATCAGTGGCTGAAGAACTAGTAACGAAAGAAAAATTTGAACGTACAAAATCTATGCTAGAGGCAGAGTTAAGAGATATTCAGGAGCGCTACTTCCACATGAGCCTTAAGTATGCTGAGGTGGAAGCCGAGCGTGAAGAACTTGTGATGAAGCTCAAGGCAACCAAGAAAAAAGGATGGCTTTCATAA
- the LOC137830324 gene encoding uncharacterized protein isoform X1: MFRLHKHRAAKSGDRIEFRISHLKALQVPKGWDKLFVSVVSVENGKTIAKSSKVPVRNGGCQWSDNFSESIWVSRNNSAKDIDDFVLKLIVAMGSSKSGILGEASVSLTSYMSSGAATPLSIPLIKCNHGTILQVTVQCLTPRTKLSDQETNFHLKAINENNYDLAIKSNESDCSNIQSVESSSVEDFDSTLSPGEIETRETSFSGSVSNCSHYSTEGSTGRENISSSISDGQSPTGIQGSTSSQKSVSHHDYPVNSSQSNNSSFVSQHMPEIGALSSKTTSASNNRLETNEELRAEAKMWEMNARKVMGDLDELRTELSDQYKNLAGIKMDLSAAQVERDSLKQEVEHLKLSFGDPRARQRASEDSLSEGECISEIENALKEELKFEKESNANLSLQLKRSQEANLELVSVLQELEETIEQQKIEIENLSSLTSEFSDLDKSFQISREGNKQFMQQLEQLEESKKNLLVKVEELESALEDKMREIEHSKIQNNKTLSDIEMEYEGKLSAKDKEMLSLKAKLFESIPESRNVETVSKNFGDADLLREVELLKEKVQELEVDCNELTEENLELLFKLKEATKSLKDGGASQDLLSDKVKDQSSTNFGSEIGNNLFRIFHSGDMIQGENNIKSSDDDDISIQEPGTSKLALEVRITDLNEELTNKTSEIGNLEANLSYKEKEIGSLQKLLNELEDKVYHLEQEHSQQEKQMEAMIKENMHELELSISDREQERQQLSMRVSVLEAQLRDLTNEREFHLEELENSRSKAARLQEKIMEMQTEIDSSTQEAQIRWSEAQEECEYLRVANRNLQNTIENLAEECSSVKKINGELRQEKLKVEEYCSLMGARLRESDERFAQCSERVEHLEESFTLMLEDIASKVKHLISDLDGLFYENRKHMEQGEALLNQMQMEKMVETQNLELEIEKLRLKLSAVYHEKEKIASNALLEVSTLRDDKAKLESAFEEAQSKVILAQNEVDAMQSQNEQKLKDLTTQVAEYKIKVEMLTTEHEKLLKLVEDSKSRELKFKSTINALELKLTVTEYERQQIMDESGNLKVKLQQNYKFENENIALNNELNASKSEKERLEASLHLTSELCEDLKADKTSLEERLVQLENDLKARETRCVQDTELSHNKRINRQHQQTIQLLEQEKAEFQTKAQALEEELKLIKEQKRNQVSKFNRKSSPVHDDTKASKQNFGVKNTNQHRNNRKKSLKNDSIKYQSEVETELGLLDENIHAVEVDPLSKTQLHDNEQAKANEANNIEVQIHRSPSRGQKIQVNGPVKSVAEELVTKEKFERTKSMLEAELRDIQERYFHMSLKYAEVEAEREELVMKLKATKKKGWLS, from the exons GTACCCAAAGGGTGGGACAAACTGTTTGTTTCTGTTGTCTCCGTAGAAAATGGCAAAACAATTGCAAAGTCGAGCAAAGTGCCAGTGCGTAATGGAGGTTGTCAATGGTCAGATAACTTTTCAGAATCTATATGGGTTTCGAGAAATAATTCTGCCAAGGATATTGATGATTTTGTCCTCAAGCTTATTGTTGCAATG GGGTCATCAAAATCTGGCATCCTGGGGGAGGCCTCTGTTAGTTTGACTAGCTATATGAGTTCAGGGGCTGCTACTCCACTTTCAATCCCACTGATTAAGTGCAACCATGGGACAATTTTGCAA GTAACTGTGCAGTGCCTGACACCAAGAACGAAACTCAG TGATCAAGAGACAAATTTCCATTTGAAGGCCATCaatgaaaataattatgatCTGGCTATCAAATCCAATGAATCTGATTGTTCAAATATCCAGAGTGTTGAATCTTCCTCTGTTGAAGATTTTGATTCTACCTTATCCCCCGGAGAAATTGAGACAAGG GAAACAAGCTTCTCCGGATCTGTATCAAACTGCAGCCATTACTCAACTGAGGGTTCCACAGGAAGGGAAAATATTTCCTCTAGTATCAGTGATGGGCAGAGCCCGACTGGAATACAAGGTTCAACCAGTTCCCAGAAAAGTGTATCCCATCACGATTACCCTGTAAATTCTTCTCAGTCAAATAATTCGTCATTTGTTTCCCAGCATATGCCAGAGATTGGTGCATTATCTTCTAAAACGACCAGTGCTTCCAATAATCGTCTGGAAACAAATGAAGAGCTACGGGCAGAAGCGAAGATGTGGGAAATGAACGCCCGAAAGGTAATGGGTGATTTAGACGAGTTGAGAACAGAACTCTCAGATCAATACAAAAATCTGGCAGGTATAAAAATGGACCTTTCAGCGGCCCAGGTAGAGCGTGATAGTTTAAAACAAGAAGTTGAACACTTAAAATTGTCATTTGGGGATCCAAGAGCGAGACAGCGAGCATCGGAAGATTCACTATCTGAAGGTGAATGTATTTCCGAAATTGAGAATGCTCTAAAGGAGGAATTGAAGTTCGAAAAGGAATCAAATGCCAACTTGTCTTTGCAACTGAAGAGGAGCCAAGAAGCAAATCTGGAGCTCGTTTCTGTTCTCCAGGAGCTGGAAGAGACCATAGAACAGCAGAAAATTGAGATAGAAAACCTTTCATCACTAACCTCAGAATTCAGTGATCTGGACAAATCTTTCCAAATAAGTAGAGAAGGAAACAAGCAGTTTATGCAACAGCTAGAACAACTGGAGGAATCTAAGAAAAATCTGCTGGTCAAGGTGGAAGAGCTGGAAAGTGCCTTGGAGGACAAAATGCGAGAGATTGAACATTCGAAGATTCAAAATAACAAAACCCTTTCAGATATTGAAATGGAATATGAAGGCAAATTATCTGCTAAAGACAAAGAAATGTTAAGTTTGAAAGCAAAGCTATTTGAATCTATCCCAGAAAGTCGTAATGTGGAGACTGTCTCCAAAAATTTTGGTGATGCAGATCTTTTGAGAGAAGTTGAATTACTTAAAGAAAAAGTTCAGGAACTTGAGGTGGACTGCAATGAGCTGACAGAagaaaaccttgagctcttatTCAAGCTAAAAGAAGCAACGAAAAGTTTGAAAGATGGTGGAGCATCTCAAGACCTTTTGTCAGACAAGGTCAAAGATCAATCTTCTACTAATTTTGGGTCTGAGATAGGCAACAATTTATTTCGAATATTCCATTCAGGAGACATGATCCAAGGGGAAAACAACATTAAGAGTAGTGATGATGATGACATTTCAATTCAAGAGCCTGGGACTTCAAAATTAGCTCTAGAAGTCCGAATCACAGATTTGAATGAGGAACTAACTAATAAAACATCTGAGATAGGAAATCTTGAGGCTAATTTATCATACAAAGAAAAGGAGATTGGGTCTCTGCAAAAGCTACTGAATGAGCTAGAAGACAAGGTTTATCATCTTGAACAAGAACATAGTCAACAAGAGAAACAAATGGAGGccatgataaaagaaaatatgcatGAACTGGAGCTCAGCATATCAGACAGAGAACAGGAAAGGCAACAATTGTCAATGCGCGTTTCTGTTTTAGAAGCTCAGTTGAGAGATTTGACAAATGAACGAGAGTTTCATTTGGAAGAACTAGAGAACTCTAGATCTAAAGCGGCAAGGCTTCAAGAGAAGATTATGGAGATGCAGACTGAGATAGATTCTTCAACACAAGAAGCACAAATTCGCTGGTCAGAAGCACAAGAAGAATGTGAATATCTAAGAGTAGCAAACCGGAATTTACAAAATACCATAGAAAATCTTGCAGAAGAATGCAGTTCTGTCAAAAAGATAAATGGAGAGTTGAGGCAGGAAAAGTTGAAGGTAGAGGAATATTGCTCCCTTATGGGAGCCAGATTAAGGGAATCAGATGAAAGATTCGCCCAGTGCTCTGAAAGAGTGGAACACCTGGAAGAGAGCTTCACTTTAATGCTGGAAGATATTGCATCAAAAGTGAAACATCTAATTTCAGATTTAGATGgtcttttttatgaaaataggAAACATATGGAGCAGGGTGAAGCCTTACTGAATCAGATGCAAATGGAGAAGATGGTAGAAACTCAAAACCTAGAACTAGAAATTGAGAAACTCCGTTTGAAACTTTCGGCAGTATATCATGAAAAGGAGAAAATAGCTTCTAACGCTTTGCTTGAAGTATCCACATTACGTGATGATAAAGCCAAACTGGAATCTGCTTTTGAAGAAGCTCAATCTAAAGTGATTTTGGCTCAGAACGAGGTTGATGCGATGCAGTCTCAAAATGAACAAAAGCTGAAAGACCTAACAACTCAAGTTGCCGAATACAAAATTAAAGTGGAAATGCTGACGACTGAACATGAAAAGTTGTTGAAGCTGGTGGAAGACAGCAAATCAAGAGAGCTAAAATTCAAAAGTACTATAAATGCTCTTGAATTAAAACTTACAGTCACTGAATATGAAAGACAACAAATCATGGACGAATCGGGAAATTTAAAGGTTAAATTGCAGCAGAACTATAAGTTTGAAAATGAGAATATAGCTCTAAACAACGAGCTTAATGCTTCTAAATCGGAGAAAGAGAGACTGGAGGCCTCATTGCACCTAACATCTGAATTATGTGAAGATTTGAAGGCGGATAAGACATCCCTAGAAGAAAGACTTGTGCAGTTGGAGAATGACTTGAAGGCAAGAGAAACAAGATGTGTCCAGGATACTGAGCTCAGTCACAACAAAAGAATAAACAGGCAGCATCAACAGACCATACAACTGCTTGAACAGGAAAAAGCTGAGTTCCAAACAAAAGCCCAAGCCCTTGAAGAAGAATTGAAGCTGATTAAGGAACAAAAGAGAAATCAGGTTTCGAAGTTTAACAGGAAATCTTCACCTGTTCACGATGATACGAAGGCATCAAAA CAGAATTTTGGGGTGAAGAATACCAATCAACATCGCAATAATAGGAAAAAGTCATTGAAGAATGACAGCATCAAATATCAGAGTGAG gTAGAAACTGAACTTGGACTTCTTGATGAAAATATTCATGCTGTTGAAGTAGATCCACTATCAAAGACTCAATTGCATGACAACGAACAAGCAAAAGCAAACGAAGCCAATAACATTGAAGTTCAAATTCACAG atCACCATCTAGAGGGCAAAAAATCCAGGTAAATGGCCCAGTAAAATCAGTGGCTGAAGAACTAGTAACGAAAGAAAAATTTGAACGTACAAAATCTATGCTAGAGGCAGAGTTAAGAGATATTCAGGAGCGCTACTTCCACATGAGCCTTAAGTATGCTGAGGTGGAAGCCGAGCGTGAAGAACTTGTGATGAAGCTCAAGGCAACCAAGAAAAAAGGATGGCTTTCATAA